A section of the Mesobacillus jeotgali genome encodes:
- a CDS encoding RicAFT regulatory complex protein RicA family protein — MAKFNKDDIIERSREIARMIAETEEVDFFKRAEAQIHENEKVRTLISSIKGLQKQAVNFQHYGKTEALKKTEEKIASLEEQLDAIPVVQEFKQSQIDVNDLLQLVATTISNAVTDEVVASTGGDILRGETGASLKNGASCHSHEH; from the coding sequence TTGGCAAAATTCAATAAAGATGACATTATCGAGCGTTCAAGAGAAATCGCAAGAATGATTGCGGAAACGGAGGAAGTTGACTTTTTCAAACGTGCAGAAGCACAGATCCATGAGAATGAAAAAGTTAGAACACTTATTTCTTCTATTAAAGGTCTCCAAAAACAAGCAGTTAATTTCCAGCACTACGGAAAAACAGAAGCTTTGAAGAAGACTGAAGAAAAGATTGCTTCTTTAGAAGAGCAGCTTGACGCAATTCCAGTTGTCCAGGAATTCAAGCAATCACAGATTGATGTAAATGACTTGCTGCAACTTGTCGCAACAACTATTTCAAATGCTGTTACAGATGAAGTTGTCGCCTCAACTGGAGGAGATATTCTTCGCGGTGAAACGGGCGCTTCACTCAAAAACGGAGCAAGCTGCCACAGTCACGAACATTAA
- a CDS encoding outer spore coat protein CotE encodes MGDYREIITKAVVAKGRKFTQSNHTINPAHHPSSILGAWVINHKYKAKKVGKVVEVNGSYEANIWYSYDDNTKTEVVTEKVTYCDVIKLKYRDPDCLDDHDVLVEVLQQPNCIEAVISPNGNKIIVHVEREFLVEVIGETKVCVVTHPGGCDCDEDEWGHGIDDDEFEDLNPDFLLGEEE; translated from the coding sequence ATGGGAGATTACAGAGAGATTATCACGAAAGCCGTCGTAGCGAAAGGACGTAAATTCACACAGTCCAATCATACGATCAACCCAGCGCATCATCCAAGCAGCATTCTGGGCGCTTGGGTCATAAACCATAAGTACAAGGCGAAAAAGGTAGGAAAAGTGGTTGAGGTAAACGGGTCTTACGAAGCCAACATCTGGTACTCCTACGATGACAATACAAAAACAGAAGTAGTCACGGAGAAAGTTACTTACTGCGATGTCATCAAGCTTAAATACCGTGATCCGGATTGCCTGGATGACCATGATGTCCTTGTTGAAGTTCTTCAGCAGCCTAACTGCATTGAAGCTGTCATTTCGCCAAATGGCAATAAAATCATCGTTCATGTTGAAAGGGAATTCCTGGTGGAAGTCATTGGTGAAACGAAGGTTTGTGTCGTCACTCATCCAGGCGGATGTGACTGCGATGAAGATGAGTGGGGTCATGGAATCGATGATGATGAATTTGAAGACTTGAATCCGGACTTCCTTCTTGGTGAGGAAGAATAA
- a CDS encoding indolepyruvate ferredoxin oxidoreductase subunit alpha, producing MSLIGNWIESLSYEQEISDACTRRISNMGSCTACIDECPADAIHLDNGKININGKLCTTCGVCITVCPVQAIKGQSPARKVIQHYLFLQDDSTWPTMVELLYYHKKGIRIIHKPLFSEDLMERVDLANELLNKMNSEPMILVNNVVLEKEEQTKISRRALFTKLAYDSKKTILTSMTPIKWRFNERSFQIPGFYKDWSFYEVKMNLEDCTLCEACFKICPSDVFNLDGDSLKLTDHNCSGCRLCIDICKENSIEIMQNFHRSAEISYKVVKNYCNKCKIDFYSWTESEECKICSRTEKPAFFL from the coding sequence ATGTCGCTGATTGGCAATTGGATCGAAAGCTTGAGTTATGAACAAGAGATTTCTGATGCCTGTACAAGGAGAATCAGTAATATGGGTTCCTGTACAGCTTGTATAGACGAATGTCCGGCAGATGCAATACATCTGGATAATGGAAAAATAAATATTAATGGAAAACTATGCACTACATGTGGTGTCTGTATCACGGTCTGCCCAGTTCAGGCAATCAAAGGTCAATCTCCCGCGCGGAAGGTCATTCAACATTACTTGTTCCTGCAGGATGACTCCACTTGGCCTACCATGGTTGAGCTTCTCTATTATCATAAAAAGGGGATACGGATTATTCATAAACCTTTGTTTAGCGAGGATTTAATGGAGCGGGTCGACCTGGCGAATGAACTATTGAACAAAATGAATTCTGAACCAATGATTTTGGTAAACAATGTGGTTTTGGAAAAAGAGGAGCAAACGAAGATTTCCAGGCGAGCCTTATTTACGAAGCTTGCATATGACAGCAAAAAGACCATTCTTACTTCTATGACTCCAATTAAATGGCGATTCAATGAGCGCAGCTTTCAAATTCCAGGCTTTTACAAGGACTGGTCTTTTTATGAAGTAAAGATGAATCTAGAAGACTGTACGTTATGCGAGGCGTGCTTTAAGATTTGTCCTTCAGATGTATTCAACCTTGATGGGGATTCACTGAAACTTACTGATCACAATTGCAGCGGTTGTCGTCTCTGCATTGATATTTGCAAGGAGAATTCGATAGAAATTATGCAAAATTTTCATAGGAGTGCAGAAATCAGTTATAAAGTGGTCAAGAACTATTGCAATAAATGCAAAATTGATTTCTATTCCTGGACCGAATCCGAAGAATGTAAAATTTGCAGCAGGACTGAAAAACCGGCTTTCTTCCTGTAA
- a CDS encoding TorD/DmsD family molecular chaperone, whose amino-acid sequence MIEIIDRKAAAARVFTIFADLYKPPSLEIWRELEQKDFLKNLESLVTDLYSVEFSLEGILPDDFGQFCRIHTKAIGSAEENAVFPIESLYKPWTQDETCTLPFACEKGYLLGDPAMHINFILNELQIEIPNEYRGIPDHLSILLELAAYFIENAPEKFSKGFIRDHLDWLTEFERQLNVQSIHPFYERITEMLIKVIEAEHKFHK is encoded by the coding sequence ATGATTGAGATTATTGATAGGAAGGCAGCGGCAGCGAGGGTTTTTACAATTTTTGCAGACTTATATAAGCCTCCTTCTTTGGAGATTTGGAGGGAGCTGGAGCAAAAAGATTTTCTGAAAAACCTTGAGTCATTGGTCACTGACCTTTATAGTGTTGAATTTTCATTAGAGGGAATCTTGCCTGATGACTTTGGTCAGTTTTGCCGTATACATACCAAAGCAATCGGATCTGCAGAAGAAAATGCCGTTTTTCCAATTGAATCTCTTTATAAACCATGGACACAAGATGAAACTTGTACTCTTCCTTTTGCCTGCGAAAAAGGTTACTTGTTAGGTGACCCGGCAATGCATATTAATTTCATTTTAAATGAACTGCAAATAGAAATTCCCAATGAGTACCGGGGAATACCCGATCATTTATCCATTCTGCTTGAGTTGGCTGCATATTTTATCGAGAATGCTCCTGAAAAATTCAGCAAAGGATTCATCCGTGATCACTTGGATTGGCTGACTGAATTTGAAAGACAGCTTAATGTGCAATCCATCCATCCGTTTTATGAAAGGATTACTGAAATGTTGATAAAGGTAATCGAAGCAGAGCACAAATTTCATAAATAA